GACGGAGGGCCTCAAGGACTGGGCATTGTGGGAGCGGGCGCGTGAGGCGTCCCTGGTGATCGTCACCCAGGACGCCGACTTCACGGAGCGGATGCTGGCGCAGGAGCCGCCGCCGTGGGTGGTCCATGTTCGCACGGGAAACATACGGGTGGCCGACTTCCGCGTACTACTAGACGACTTGTGGCCGCACATATGGAACCTTCTTGCCGAACACAAGTTGGTCGTGCTGCACCGGGACAGGTTAGAAGCCGTACGGAGCAGCACAGGTCGAAATTAATCGGGGCCTCTGCTGTTGCAGGCACCGCCGCTTGTGGTCGGAGGTGGGGAGACTCAGGGCCGCTCGACGCATTCCTGTCTCGCGTCAAAGGGTGGACGGAGGACGTCGGGAGCTGAACCCTTCCGCCCACTCGGCCCCCCTGCTCAGGGAAGACGGCCGGAGCTGATCGTCCAGCGGCAGGTGCCACGGTAGAGCGCGTTGCCCGCCGCGTCCGTCGCCACCAGGATGGCCGCATTCCGGCTGTTTGCGGGCAGCGTCAGGGCATAGTTCATCAGCGTGTTGTTGGCGACCAGAGAGGCGGTCAGCACGTACACGTCCCGCGACGGGCGCACCAGCGAAACCGCGTTGGTGCGGTACACCGCCGGACGGCTCGCGCCGGGAGCAAGCACGCTCAGCTCGAAGACCTGCGCGG
This region of Deinococcus sp. HSC-46F16 genomic DNA includes:
- a CDS encoding DUF5615 family PIN-like protein; the protein is MKPAGVLPDENVSARLRGSFDMPVFHVSEWTEGLKDWALWERAREASLVIVTQDADFTERMLAQEPPPWVVHVRTGNIRVADFRVLLDDLWPHIWNLLAEHKLVVLHRDRLEAVRSSTGRN